In Methanosarcina siciliae T4/M, one genomic interval encodes:
- a CDS encoding acetate uptake transporter — protein sequence MSQDIKDVMNIRDIKIKDLSANPAPLGLMGFGMTTVLLNIHNAGFYPMNAMILSMGIFYGGLAQVIAGIMEWKKGNTFGATAFTSYGFFWLTLVGIVLLPQNEIYAGFVTESLPFAAYLFMWGLFTFVMFIGTLKGSKALSVVFLALAILFFLLAAGNYPGNPAILKVAGYEGIFTGLAAIYTALGQVLNEAYGKKIVPL from the coding sequence TTGAGTCAAGACATTAAAGATGTTATGAACATTCGTGATATAAAAATAAAGGATTTAAGTGCAAACCCTGCTCCACTGGGTTTGATGGGGTTCGGAATGACGACTGTACTGTTGAACATACACAATGCAGGCTTCTATCCGATGAACGCGATGATCCTTTCTATGGGCATTTTCTACGGCGGATTAGCTCAGGTTATTGCAGGGATAATGGAATGGAAGAAGGGGAATACTTTCGGGGCAACAGCTTTTACCTCATACGGGTTTTTCTGGCTCACGCTGGTGGGAATTGTCCTGCTTCCCCAGAATGAAATCTATGCAGGGTTCGTTACTGAGTCGTTACCCTTTGCTGCATACCTCTTTATGTGGGGACTTTTTACCTTTGTCATGTTCATAGGCACACTTAAAGGTTCAAAAGCTCTCTCTGTTGTTTTCCTGGCTCTTGCAATTCTGTTCTTCTTGCTTGCAGCAGGAAACTATCCAGGAAACCCTGCAATACTCAAAGTCGCTGGTTATGAAGGTATCTTTACAGGACTTGCCGCAATATATACAGCCCTTGGCCAGGTACTGAATGAGGCGTACGGGAAAAAGATAGTTCCGCTCTAA
- a CDS encoding dihydrolipoyl dehydrogenase family protein translates to MEKEYDIIILGTGTAGRTLAGRAKSTGLKFAIIDSREYGGTCPLRGCDPKKALAGASEATDWNNRLIGKGAGTEKPLEINWPSLIEFKRTFTRDYPREAEKMFADMGIDMYHGRANFENENTILVGKNKLKGKYIFLATGSKPRKLNIPGEEYLTTSEEFMETEKLPEKIIFVGGGYVSFEFAHIALRAGAEVLILHRSKKPLGNFDSDMVDLLVKASESAGIRIFTDRPVIAVEREGNGFLVRTEYKTETESETQTFNADMVVNGAGRTPDIEDLQLENAGIKAEKKGIIVDKHMRTSNPRVYAGGDCTAEGMQLTPVATLQGKIAAANIFEENGVEIDYTGTPSAVFTIPVLASVGITEAKVNDKHRVIFRDRSKWNTTRRAGLEFAASKVILDKTNDSIAGAHILGPNAEETINIFAMAMQLGLRASSIKKMVFTYPTTCSDILYML, encoded by the coding sequence ATGGAAAAAGAGTACGATATTATAATTCTCGGGACGGGCACTGCAGGCAGAACCCTTGCAGGCAGGGCAAAATCCACGGGATTGAAGTTTGCTATTATTGATTCGAGGGAGTACGGAGGTACCTGCCCTCTTAGAGGGTGCGATCCCAAAAAAGCTCTTGCAGGCGCATCGGAAGCTACGGACTGGAACAACAGGCTTATAGGCAAAGGTGCGGGAACAGAGAAGCCTTTGGAAATCAATTGGCCTTCACTTATCGAATTCAAGAGAACGTTTACCAGGGATTATCCCCGTGAAGCCGAGAAAATGTTCGCAGATATGGGAATTGATATGTATCACGGGAGAGCTAATTTTGAGAATGAGAATACCATACTTGTCGGGAAAAACAAACTTAAGGGAAAGTATATTTTCCTTGCGACCGGCTCAAAACCGCGGAAATTGAACATCCCGGGTGAAGAATACCTTACAACAAGCGAAGAATTCATGGAAACCGAGAAGCTTCCTGAAAAGATAATTTTTGTCGGGGGCGGGTATGTCTCTTTCGAGTTTGCACATATTGCCTTGCGAGCAGGGGCAGAAGTTTTAATCCTGCACAGAAGCAAAAAGCCCCTGGGAAATTTTGATTCCGACATGGTGGATCTGCTTGTCAAGGCTTCTGAGAGTGCAGGCATCAGGATTTTTACAGACAGGCCGGTGATAGCTGTCGAAAGAGAAGGGAACGGATTTCTGGTCAGAACCGAATACAAAACCGAAACCGAATCCGAAACTCAGACTTTCAATGCAGACATGGTAGTAAACGGTGCAGGTCGAACTCCTGATATAGAAGACCTGCAGCTTGAAAATGCCGGGATCAAAGCTGAAAAAAAAGGGATTATAGTTGATAAGCACATGCGAACTTCAAACCCCCGCGTTTATGCCGGAGGAGACTGTACTGCCGAAGGCATGCAGCTTACTCCGGTAGCAACCCTGCAGGGGAAAATCGCAGCAGCCAACATCTTCGAGGAGAACGGAGTTGAAATAGATTACACGGGGACTCCGAGTGCAGTTTTTACTATTCCTGTCCTGGCTTCGGTCGGGATCACCGAAGCAAAGGTTAATGATAAACACAGAGTAATTTTCCGTGACCGCAGTAAATGGAACACTACCCGAAGAGCAGGACTTGAATTTGCAGCCTCAAAAGTAATTCTCGATAAAACAAATGACAGTATAGCAGGAGCCCATATTCTGGGACCGAATGCCGAAGAGACCATCAATATATTTGCTATGGCAATGCAGCTTGGGCTAAGGGCATCCAGCATAAAGAAAATGGTGTTCACCTATCCAACGACATGTTCCGATATTCTTTATATGTTGTAA
- a CDS encoding helix-turn-helix transcriptional regulator — translation MKSTGLLSILTFSEKRKEILFLLQESPKTLSEIKVYFDVRSPEILPRLKEMETANLIVRQEGMYRLTSLGKVSAIYYRPFLDTLAAIEANEDFWRDHDIAAIPESLLNRIQELKECRVVKDEHEHIYDSHKAFMENVLTSGRFLGFSSIFLPSYPSMFLELARRNIPISIIVTPNVFFKIKSEHNAEIEEFLKHKHTSFHVYDSAKVAFVVTDRFMSLSLFFKNGTFDPRHDLVGFDSSSIKWGEELFKYYKENAVEIKNL, via the coding sequence GTGAAATCAACTGGACTTTTAAGCATCCTAACCTTTTCTGAAAAACGAAAAGAAATCTTATTTTTACTTCAGGAGAGCCCAAAAACCCTTTCGGAGATCAAGGTTTACTTCGATGTGAGGTCCCCGGAGATTCTACCTCGCCTGAAAGAAATGGAGACCGCCAATTTAATTGTAAGACAGGAAGGAATGTATCGGTTGACTTCCCTGGGAAAAGTTTCAGCTATATATTACAGGCCTTTCCTTGATACTCTGGCAGCTATAGAAGCAAACGAAGACTTCTGGAGAGACCATGACATTGCAGCAATTCCGGAATCGTTGCTAAACCGAATTCAGGAGCTGAAAGAGTGTAGAGTTGTAAAGGACGAGCACGAACATATTTATGATTCGCATAAAGCGTTCATGGAAAACGTTCTGACTTCCGGTCGTTTTTTGGGTTTTTCATCCATTTTCCTCCCTAGCTATCCCTCAATGTTCCTTGAGCTGGCTCGCAGAAATATCCCTATCTCTATAATTGTTACACCCAATGTCTTTTTCAAGATAAAAAGCGAGCACAATGCTGAGATTGAAGAATTTCTTAAGCACAAACACACAAGTTTCCATGTCTACGACAGTGCAAAGGTAGCTTTTGTCGTAACAGACAGGTTTATGTCACTCTCACTGTTTTTCAAAAATGGGACCTTTGATCCGAGGCATGACCTTGTGGGTTTTGATTCTTCGTCAATTAAATGGGGTGAAGAACTTTTTAAATATTACAAAGAGAATGCAGTTGAGATCAAAAATCTGTAA
- a CDS encoding cation diffusion facilitator family transporter, which translates to MGLKGHEPEHSEKEHSHSHVHGVVDPEIISTDKGLYAVKWSFAGLMLTALFQIFVVWASGSVALFADTIHNFGDAATAIPLGFAFLLSRKNPNKRFTYGYGRAEDLAGLLIVFLIFISAVVAAYESVQRLLAPQTVDYLWAVATASIIGFLGNELVAKFRIKVGKEIGSAALIADGYHARADGFTSLAVLLGALGIWFGYPLADPVIGLLITVAILRIVLETGKSVISRMMDGVDPQIVDDIRQVISQVKEVKDITEVRVRWIGHRLYAEVNIAVESGLSVKEGHEIAVNVRHRMLHGLNYLSNAVVHVDPLGASGENFHRLPGHDSEISPADSH; encoded by the coding sequence ATGGGCCTAAAAGGACATGAACCGGAACATTCAGAAAAAGAGCACTCGCATTCCCATGTCCATGGAGTAGTGGATCCCGAAATTATTTCCACGGATAAAGGGCTGTACGCAGTCAAATGGTCCTTTGCAGGCCTGATGCTAACCGCGCTCTTTCAAATTTTTGTAGTATGGGCTTCGGGAAGTGTAGCCCTTTTTGCCGATACTATTCATAACTTCGGAGATGCGGCAACTGCAATTCCCCTGGGTTTTGCTTTCCTGCTCTCCAGAAAAAACCCCAACAAAAGATTTACTTACGGCTACGGCAGAGCAGAAGACCTTGCAGGGCTGCTAATTGTTTTTCTTATCTTCATCAGTGCAGTGGTTGCAGCTTACGAATCAGTTCAAAGGCTTCTTGCTCCCCAGACTGTCGATTACCTGTGGGCTGTGGCTACAGCTTCAATTATTGGATTTCTGGGAAATGAGCTGGTGGCAAAATTCAGGATAAAAGTCGGAAAAGAAATAGGAAGTGCTGCCCTAATTGCCGATGGATACCATGCGCGTGCAGACGGGTTTACCAGCCTTGCAGTGCTTTTAGGAGCTCTTGGCATCTGGTTTGGATATCCACTCGCAGACCCTGTAATCGGGCTCCTGATTACAGTTGCAATCCTCCGTATAGTCCTGGAAACGGGTAAATCCGTTATTTCCCGCATGATGGACGGAGTTGACCCTCAAATTGTTGATGATATCCGGCAGGTAATAAGCCAGGTAAAAGAGGTAAAGGATATTACGGAGGTAAGGGTACGCTGGATAGGACACAGGCTTTATGCTGAAGTTAATATCGCAGTAGAATCCGGGCTCTCCGTTAAGGAAGGACATGAAATTGCAGTAAATGTGAGACATAGGATGCTCCATGGCCTGAATTATCTGTCAAACGCAGTTGTACACGTAGATCCTCTTGGAGCATCCGGAGAGAACTTTCATCGTCTTCCGGGACACGATTCCGAAATTTCCCCGGCTGATTCGCACTGA
- the purH gene encoding bifunctional phosphoribosylaminoimidazolecarboxamide formyltransferase/IMP cyclohydrolase produces the protein MVKRALLSVSDKTGIAEFARGLEALGVKIISTGGTAKILRDAGIEVTDVSEVTGYPEMMGGRVKTLHPRIHGGLLCLRDSKEQMEEAEKEDISLIDLVAVNLYPFEVTVSKEGVELEEAIENIDIGGPTLLRSAAKNYRSVTVISDPSDYGHVLKELRSSGVISDKTRANLAVKAFRHTADYDAAIDTYLSRTLLGEEVLRLKFTEGVKLRYGENWHQKACFYKDPSLEGPSLAKAIQLHGKELSYNNYVDADNALQTVKELGNASPAVVIVKHNNPCGLATGDTLLQALQAAWDGDPISAYGSIICTNETFDLEAATFLNGKFIEIILAPDFNPDALEYLKNKSENLRLLKLPELREVFGTECTYKYVIGGMLKQSRDIGIYDKWESVSEVSYPDDKRALSEFCLKACKATKSNAVILANEYEPGFFMVLGMGAGQPNRVDSIRKLAATKAVENLKVIYEREQPAVPFEKYCQKILSECVMASDAFFPFDDSVIHAAENNIRYIVSPGGSIRDNEVIATANRLGVALVFTGMRHFLH, from the coding sequence TTGGTAAAAAGGGCACTGCTCAGCGTCTCAGACAAGACAGGAATTGCGGAATTTGCACGCGGGCTTGAAGCACTTGGCGTGAAGATCATCTCAACAGGCGGAACTGCGAAAATCCTTCGCGACGCCGGCATCGAGGTTACCGATGTCTCGGAAGTCACAGGCTATCCGGAGATGATGGGGGGAAGAGTCAAAACTCTCCACCCGAGAATTCATGGCGGGCTCTTATGCCTGCGGGACAGCAAAGAACAGATGGAGGAAGCTGAAAAAGAAGACATCTCCCTCATAGATCTGGTGGCCGTAAACCTGTACCCCTTTGAAGTAACGGTTTCCAAAGAGGGTGTGGAACTTGAAGAAGCCATCGAAAATATAGACATCGGGGGTCCTACCCTTCTCCGTTCGGCAGCCAAAAACTATCGTTCGGTAACAGTTATATCTGACCCTTCGGACTACGGGCATGTCCTTAAGGAATTGCGCTCAAGTGGGGTAATCTCTGACAAAACCCGTGCAAACCTCGCGGTTAAAGCTTTCAGGCATACCGCTGACTACGATGCAGCTATCGATACCTATCTGAGCAGGACTCTGCTTGGAGAAGAGGTATTGCGCTTGAAGTTTACCGAAGGGGTCAAGCTCCGCTATGGAGAAAACTGGCACCAGAAAGCCTGTTTCTACAAAGACCCCTCCCTCGAAGGTCCAAGTCTGGCAAAAGCAATTCAGCTCCATGGAAAAGAACTTTCCTACAATAACTATGTTGATGCCGACAATGCCCTTCAGACGGTCAAAGAGCTGGGAAATGCCTCTCCTGCAGTAGTAATTGTAAAACACAATAACCCCTGCGGGCTTGCCACTGGGGACACTCTCCTCCAGGCCTTGCAGGCTGCCTGGGACGGAGACCCGATTTCAGCTTATGGGAGCATAATCTGTACAAACGAAACTTTTGATCTTGAAGCTGCAACTTTTCTGAACGGGAAATTCATAGAAATCATTCTTGCTCCTGACTTCAATCCCGATGCTCTTGAATACCTGAAAAATAAAAGTGAAAATCTGAGGCTCCTGAAGCTTCCGGAACTTAGAGAGGTTTTCGGGACGGAATGCACTTACAAATACGTGATCGGAGGTATGCTTAAGCAGAGCCGGGACATAGGGATCTACGACAAATGGGAATCTGTTTCCGAAGTTTCCTATCCCGATGACAAACGTGCCCTTTCGGAGTTTTGCCTTAAAGCCTGCAAAGCCACAAAATCCAATGCCGTGATCCTTGCTAACGAATATGAGCCCGGATTCTTCATGGTGCTTGGTATGGGGGCGGGGCAACCTAACAGGGTAGACTCGATCCGCAAACTGGCAGCCACAAAGGCAGTTGAAAATCTAAAGGTAATCTATGAGCGTGAGCAGCCTGCTGTACCCTTTGAAAAGTATTGCCAGAAGATTCTGTCCGAATGTGTAATGGCATCGGATGCTTTCTTCCCCTTCGATGACAGTGTAATCCACGCAGCAGAAAATAACATTCGTTATATTGTCTCCCCGGGTGGGTCTATCCGGGACAATGAAGTTATTGCTACTGCAAATAGGCTTGGAGTTGCCCTGGTTTTTACAGGCATGAGGCATTTTCTTCACTGA
- a CDS encoding UbiA family prenyltransferase, whose product MSFNVFSGNLRHIFKHHRTTNFRNKEENATFELLKSSILVAFSGALRIHIAFLLLHIQSSIQTCIAGGLIIYTVYTIDRALESEEDTVNRTELRGSNKKVGLAVSLLAFMIGTYILAKEGIPALAFVPLITGYLYSKGIKIGKFALKLKGGLGMKNIIVGLTWGIFITGLAGSRCGNLTPVVLVFIFFGVKLFINSAIYDFKDIKGDTLAGIKTLPVSLGIQKTRNLLSSMHLLCHLALGIALIHGILAFEPLIIIYSFICGLICIQSLTAPEDEKHSSQKLERTVLVDGESASIVGLRMITGALIA is encoded by the coding sequence ATGAGCTTCAATGTATTTTCTGGTAATCTGAGACACATTTTCAAGCACCACAGAACGACCAATTTTAGAAATAAAGAAGAAAATGCCACTTTTGAACTTTTAAAAAGTTCTATTTTAGTTGCATTCTCAGGCGCTTTAAGAATACACATAGCATTTCTATTATTACATATACAATCAAGCATACAAACCTGTATTGCAGGTGGTCTAATTATTTATACTGTATACACCATAGACAGAGCTCTGGAGTCTGAAGAAGATACTGTAAACCGGACAGAACTAAGGGGCTCGAATAAAAAAGTTGGACTCGCAGTTTCACTGCTGGCTTTTATGATCGGAACTTATATCCTGGCAAAAGAAGGAATTCCTGCACTTGCATTCGTACCTCTCATAACCGGCTATCTGTACAGTAAAGGCATAAAAATTGGCAAGTTCGCCTTGAAACTTAAAGGGGGACTTGGGATGAAGAACATTATTGTGGGGCTTACCTGGGGAATTTTTATTACAGGACTTGCAGGCAGTAGGTGTGGAAATCTGACCCCTGTTGTTCTGGTATTCATTTTCTTCGGTGTAAAACTCTTTATTAACTCTGCCATATATGATTTCAAGGACATTAAAGGAGACACCCTTGCAGGCATCAAGACCCTGCCCGTAAGCCTCGGAATCCAGAAAACCCGCAATCTTCTTTCCTCCATGCATCTTCTCTGCCACCTGGCACTTGGAATTGCCCTTATCCACGGAATTCTTGCATTTGAACCTCTCATAATTATCTACAGTTTCATTTGCGGGCTGATCTGCATTCAGAGCCTTACAGCTCCCGAGGATGAGAAACATTCTTCCCAAAAACTTGAAAGAACCGTGCTTGTGGACGGAGAATCCGCTTCAATTGTCGGGCTCAGGATGATTACAGGGGCTCTGATTGCATAA
- the gpmI gene encoding 2,3-bisphosphoglycerate-independent phosphoglycerate mutase translates to MTQARRPLMLMILDGWGYREAAEGNAILAARTPNLDSLMNEFPWCFLECSGEAVGLPEGQMGNSEVGHLNIGAGRVVYQELTRINLSIRKGDFFENPVLLDAISNVKLNDSSLHLMGLVSYGGVHSYMTHLYALIKLARDKGLKKVYIHAFLDGRDVPPKAALADIRELDAFCKENGSAKIATVQGRYYAMDRDKRWERSKLAYDALTLGLAPYSTPDPETAVSEAYARGESDEFVKPTVVTGPDGKPEAVIRDNDSIIFFNFRPDRARQLTWAFVNEDFDGFSREKLPKVHYVCMAQYDETLNLPIVFPPEELENVLGEVLSRQGLVQLRIAETEKYAHVTFFLNGGQEKCYDGEDRCLIPSPKVATYDLKPEMSAYEVTDEVIRRIQSGKYDVIVLNFANMDMVGHTGIFEAAVQAVEAVDTCVGRIIEALKKAGGVALITADHGNAEQMENQHTGEPHTAHTSNPVRCIYAGNGEVKALEDGKLSDLAPTLLALLGVPKPKEMKGKSLILNERR, encoded by the coding sequence ATGACTCAAGCAAGAAGACCTCTTATGCTCATGATCCTTGACGGCTGGGGTTACAGGGAAGCCGCAGAAGGAAACGCTATCCTAGCAGCCAGAACCCCAAACCTTGACAGCTTGATGAATGAATTCCCCTGGTGCTTTTTGGAATGCTCGGGGGAAGCCGTAGGCCTGCCGGAAGGTCAGATGGGAAATTCCGAAGTCGGCCATCTGAATATAGGGGCGGGAAGAGTCGTTTACCAGGAACTTACAAGAATAAACCTCTCTATCAGGAAAGGGGATTTTTTCGAAAATCCTGTTTTGCTGGACGCAATCTCAAACGTGAAGCTCAATGATTCAAGCCTGCACCTCATGGGGCTTGTCTCTTACGGAGGCGTTCACAGTTATATGACCCACCTTTATGCCCTCATCAAACTTGCACGGGACAAAGGGCTAAAAAAGGTATATATACATGCTTTTCTGGACGGGAGAGACGTGCCCCCTAAAGCTGCTCTTGCAGATATCAGAGAGCTTGATGCTTTTTGTAAAGAAAATGGGAGTGCTAAGATTGCGACGGTACAGGGACGTTACTACGCAATGGACAGGGATAAGCGCTGGGAGAGGTCAAAACTTGCCTATGATGCCCTGACTCTGGGATTAGCTCCATATTCTACTCCTGACCCCGAAACTGCAGTTTCTGAAGCCTATGCCAGGGGAGAATCCGATGAGTTTGTAAAACCCACCGTAGTTACCGGCCCTGACGGAAAGCCTGAGGCAGTCATACGGGATAATGATTCTATAATTTTCTTTAATTTCAGGCCTGATAGGGCAAGGCAGCTCACCTGGGCTTTTGTAAATGAGGACTTTGATGGTTTCTCCAGGGAAAAACTCCCGAAGGTCCACTACGTTTGTATGGCGCAGTATGACGAAACCCTGAATTTGCCAATTGTCTTCCCACCTGAAGAGCTGGAAAATGTGCTTGGGGAAGTTCTCAGTAGGCAGGGGCTTGTCCAGCTTCGTATTGCTGAAACCGAGAAATACGCCCATGTGACATTTTTCCTGAACGGTGGGCAGGAAAAATGCTACGATGGAGAAGACCGCTGCCTTATCCCCTCCCCAAAGGTTGCCACCTATGATCTCAAACCCGAAATGAGTGCATATGAAGTTACGGACGAGGTAATCCGGAGAATTCAGTCCGGAAAGTATGATGTAATTGTACTCAATTTCGCAAATATGGATATGGTAGGGCACACAGGAATATTTGAAGCCGCAGTACAGGCAGTAGAAGCAGTGGATACCTGCGTGGGGAGGATTATTGAGGCTCTGAAAAAAGCAGGGGGTGTGGCCCTTATAACTGCAGACCACGGAAATGCCGAACAGATGGAAAACCAGCACACAGGAGAGCCGCATACAGCCCATACCTCAAATCCCGTAAGGTGCATTTATGCAGGAAATGGCGAAGTAAAAGCCCTTGAGGACGGGAAACTGTCTGACCTTGCCCCCACTCTCCTGGCCCTTCTTGGAGTCCCTAAGCCTAAAGAGATGAAAGGCAAATCGTTGATTTTAAATGAGCGACGCTAA
- the fen gene encoding flap endonuclease-1: protein MGTDIGDLLQKRKIELSDLSNRVVAVDAFNTLHQFLSIIRQRDGSPLVNSRGKVTSHLSGLLYRTASLIEAGIKPVFIFDGKPPDLKSETLSRRKEVRETSREKWANAKAEGDLEAAYKYAQASSKVDHEIVEDSKYLLGIMGIPWIQAPCEGEAQAAHMVLKKDADYVASQDYDSFLFGAPKVVRNMAVTGKRKLPGKNVYVDVKLEVIDLEETLRALGVNRNQLIDIAICVGTDYNKGLEKVGPKTALKLIKKHGDIHAVLREKEVEIEGLDRIRELFIHPEVTDNYEIKWTKPDSEKLIKFLSEKNDFSAERVEKAAERLKAVSGARQKTLDQWF from the coding sequence ATGGGCACGGATATAGGAGATCTGCTTCAGAAAAGGAAAATAGAGCTTTCTGACCTTTCAAACCGAGTGGTTGCAGTTGATGCATTTAACACCCTTCACCAGTTTTTGAGCATTATCCGCCAGAGGGACGGAAGTCCTCTGGTTAATTCAAGAGGGAAAGTGACCTCTCACCTTTCCGGGCTGCTCTACAGGACAGCAAGCCTGATTGAAGCCGGCATCAAACCTGTTTTCATTTTTGACGGCAAGCCCCCTGACCTGAAATCCGAAACCCTGAGCCGGAGGAAAGAAGTAAGGGAGACTTCTCGGGAAAAATGGGCAAATGCAAAGGCAGAAGGGGACCTTGAAGCTGCTTATAAGTATGCTCAGGCATCTTCAAAGGTCGACCATGAAATCGTTGAAGATTCAAAATACCTCCTCGGAATAATGGGCATTCCCTGGATACAGGCTCCCTGTGAAGGAGAGGCACAGGCTGCCCACATGGTTCTGAAGAAAGACGCAGACTATGTTGCTTCACAGGACTATGATTCCTTTCTTTTCGGAGCCCCCAAAGTTGTCCGCAATATGGCTGTCACCGGAAAGCGTAAGCTCCCCGGAAAGAATGTCTATGTTGATGTCAAACTTGAAGTAATCGACCTTGAGGAAACCCTCAGGGCTCTGGGGGTCAACAGGAATCAGTTAATCGATATTGCAATCTGCGTCGGTACGGACTATAACAAAGGACTGGAAAAAGTAGGCCCTAAAACCGCCCTCAAACTGATAAAAAAGCATGGAGATATCCATGCCGTGCTCCGGGAAAAAGAAGTAGAAATCGAAGGCCTGGACAGAATAAGGGAACTTTTTATCCATCCTGAAGTAACCGACAACTACGAAATTAAATGGACAAAGCCGGATTCCGAAAAACTCATCAAATTCCTATCAGAGAAGAACGACTTCTCCGCAGAGAGGGTGGAAAAAGCTGCAGAACGCCTTAAAGCAGTGTCAGGAGCAAGGCAGAAAACCCTCGACCAGTGGTTTTGA
- a CDS encoding beta-ribofuranosylaminobenzene 5'-phosphate synthase has protein sequence MIKITTPSRLHITLIDMNGEIGRVDGGAGLTLSSPNVKITAAEADEIRIEGLQEFAGRMIKAAEVLLPDEKGVIIDVESLIPAHVGFGSGSQAALAVAAAVNELYGLEKSVRELAFVVKRGGTSGIGVTAFEKGGFIVDGGHRFKDKGAFMPSAASRVPPGPVLFREDFPDWDVVIAVPNDKGMHDQQEIDVFQKFCPLPIGEVREVAHMVLMKMMPAVLEGDIESFGAAVNHVQTVGFNKSESLIWPDFVKSIASFMRSRSYGAGVSSFGPVVYAFVDNREEGRQLQAEVQKMLDESVGGITMMTRAKNSGAEISNI, from the coding sequence ATGATCAAAATAACCACTCCCAGCCGGCTTCACATAACCCTTATCGATATGAATGGTGAGATAGGGAGAGTTGATGGAGGGGCAGGACTTACTCTTTCCTCCCCCAATGTAAAAATTACTGCGGCAGAAGCCGATGAAATCCGGATAGAAGGACTTCAGGAATTTGCCGGCCGCATGATAAAAGCCGCTGAAGTCCTGCTTCCTGATGAAAAAGGAGTCATAATTGATGTAGAATCTCTGATTCCCGCTCACGTGGGCTTTGGATCAGGTAGCCAGGCGGCCCTGGCTGTTGCAGCAGCTGTGAATGAACTTTACGGACTTGAAAAAAGCGTTCGAGAACTTGCATTTGTCGTAAAAAGAGGAGGAACCTCGGGTATAGGAGTAACGGCTTTTGAAAAGGGCGGATTCATAGTTGATGGGGGGCACAGGTTCAAAGACAAAGGGGCTTTCATGCCATCAGCTGCAAGCAGGGTACCTCCGGGGCCTGTACTTTTCAGGGAAGATTTTCCTGATTGGGATGTCGTTATTGCAGTTCCCAATGACAAGGGCATGCACGACCAGCAAGAGATCGATGTGTTTCAGAAATTCTGTCCCCTGCCGATAGGGGAGGTCAGGGAGGTTGCACACATGGTACTCATGAAGATGATGCCTGCAGTTCTCGAGGGAGATATCGAAAGTTTCGGGGCTGCGGTAAATCATGTCCAGACCGTGGGTTTCAACAAAAGTGAGAGTCTGATCTGGCCTGACTTCGTCAAGAGCATTGCCTCTTTTATGCGGAGCCGGAGCTACGGGGCCGGAGTAAGCTCTTTTGGACCTGTAGTTTATGCCTTTGTGGATAACAGGGAAGAAGGCAGGCAGCTCCAGGCTGAAGTTCAGAAAATGCTTGACGAATCAGTCGGTGGAATCACAATGATGACCCGGGCAAAGAACAGTGGAGCAGAGATCTCTAATATCTGA
- a CDS encoding class I SAM-dependent methyltransferase has translation MDIKRALDIGVGPGSLTVPLAGRIVHVIAVEPAEGMMEVLKQNIETYGMENIDWVYKDREAIDIEDDIFPLYDIVFASYSPGMKDIRASIQKMVDYSAWVRI, from the coding sequence ATGGACATCAAAAGAGCCCTTGACATCGGTGTTGGTCCCGGAAGTCTGACAGTTCCTCTTGCCGGAAGAATTGTACATGTAATAGCAGTCGAACCTGCAGAAGGGATGATGGAGGTTCTGAAACAAAATATAGAGACTTACGGGATGGAGAATATCGACTGGGTATACAAAGACCGGGAAGCTATTGACATAGAGGATGACATCTTTCCCCTTTATGATATTGTGTTTGCATCATACTCCCCGGGCATGAAAGATATCCGAGCTTCAATCCAGAAAATGGTCGACTATTCTGCATGGGTGCGAATATAG